The following is a genomic window from Niabella soli DSM 19437.
TGGATGAACTAAAATTAAGAGGTTCTTATGGTAGCAATGGTTTGGTGCAGAATGATAATGATAACGCGAATAACTATGATTACCAGGCAACGTTGACTCCCGGCTATTATCCTTTTAACGATAGCCGCACGTCCTACGTGTACCAGGGATCATTGCCTTCCGTAACCAAAGCCTGGGAGGTAATTACTCAAACTGATTTTGGTCTGGATGCTTCGGCATTAAACAGGAGGCTGAGCTTTACGTTTGATTATTATATCCGGCATAACGATAACATCTTTGTACAACAACAATTACCCGCTACACTGGGTATTGCGCCCAGTAGCAAAAACATAGGGGCATTTAAAGTGAACGGCTGGCAGGGAAGCCTGGGCTGGAACGATGTGTTTAAAAATGGTAGCTATTTTGTATCGGTAAACCTGAATGATAACAAAACCATGGTAACGAGGTATGATGGCACTATTGCTATAGCTGCCGGTCTTAATAAAAACCTGCCTGGATACCCGGTAAACTCTATTTTTGGTTATCAGACAGATGGTTATTTCAACACGCAGGCAGAGGTGGATGCTTCTGCTAAAATTGACGCAAAAGTTCACCCTGGTGATATTAAATATGTGGACCAGAATGGTGATGGCCTGATAACACAGGGGAACAATACGCTCCAGAATCATGGAGACCTGGTATATCTTGGCAATACCAACCCGCGTTATACATATGGTATTAACCTGGGCGCTAGCTGGAAGGGTTTTGACATTTCGGCGTTGATCCAGGGAGTGGGCAAAAAATATATGTTGCTTCCAGCCACTTTAGCTATGCCTTATTATAACGGCTGGCAGTTGCCCTGGAAAATCCACGAAGATTACTGGACGCCAACGCACACAGATGCTTTATACCCGGCATACCGGTTTGGGGATCAGACCATCAACTCGCAGGTATCTTCCTTCTTTGTGCAAAAAGCAAACTATATACGCCTGAAGAACCTGCAGGTGGGTTATACCTTCAATAAAAAACAACTGGGCAACGGAGCATTCCAAAGCGTTCGGGTCTTCTTCACCGGGCAGGATATATGGGATAAAACAGGTATGTGGTTTAATTATTTTGATCCGGAGAATACGGACCGGCTCACCTTCCAGTATCCTCTTTGGAGAAGCTATGCATTTGGTATAAATGTGAATTTCTGATAATAGCACTATTTATTAAACAAGTTCAATGAGATTAATAATGAAACGAAGCATGATGATTTTTCTCAAACAGGAGAATGATTATATGCCTAGTTCTCCCGAATGCTTTCAGGGACCATTGAAAACTATAAAAAATAAACGGATGAAATACTTGAAAACAAATATACAGGTAACGGCCATTAGCCTGTTGACGGCCGGGACCTTGCTGATCAGCAGTTGTACGAAGCAGTTGGATCAGTTATCGCAAACGACTTTGGTGGATCAGCAGTTCTGGAACAACTCCAATGACCTGCTTACCGGTACTAACTATCTCTATTCCTCCTTGCCCGGCTTTGAAACACCGCTGGAAGACCGGTATGGCGGGCTGGCTATGGATGTATTTAATGGTACGCTTGATAAGATAAGCGATGGCACCCGCACCGTTCCGGCAAATGACGATAACAACTGGACGAATCCTTATAAACTGATAAGGGCGGCCAACAATATTCTTGAAAAGGCACAGACAATTACTAACGATAACCCGGCGCTCACCACTTATTGCCTGGCGCAGGCACGTTTCTTCAGAGCCCTGGCTTATTACAAACTGGTACGTGCCTATGGCGATGTACCTTACCTGGGCCGCACTGCAAGTGAAACCGATTCACTGATCTTTAGTGCCAGGGTTCCGCGCGAGCAAATTATGGATTCTATTTATGCAGACCTGGATTTTGCCGCTGCCAACAGCCCGCAGGCTGATAAGATTTCTGGAACCACAGCGGTTACGGGGATACCCGGAAGCGAATATGGACGCATTACCCGCGGGGGAGCGCTTGCATTTGAATCGCGTGTGGCATTAATGGCCGGGACCTGGAATAAATTTCACGGTGGAAGCAATGCCGCCAAGCATTTGCAAAAAGCCCTTACTGCCGCCCAAACCGTAATGACAGAAGGAAAATATGCTTTGTATACCGGCGATGGCGCTAATAGTTATATCTCCCAATATGGGTATGGAGCAGAGACCTATTCCCAAAATAAGGAAGTAGTAATGGCGCGCCTTTACGGACAAAGTGCCTCAAATAATGTGAGCTCTCAATCCTTTGCGCGCAACCCTACAACCGACGGTACCTGTGCCGCAACGCGTAAATATGTAATGATGGCATTGTATTCTGATGGATTACCTGCCGGAAAATCGCCGCTGGACTCCAATGGGAAAGAAACGGGTCTGCTTACCGATTACCAGCACCGGGACCCAAGGCTGGTGCTGACGTCTTTTAAAGTAGGTGATCCTTATGTAAGTATTAACAATGCCGTCAACCTTACTTATGGTAATACCTATTATTACCAGCAGAAAAAATATTGGGTTAAAGAAGATTTTACACAAGGCTACGGCTTCCATGATTATTATATCATCCGTTATGCAGAAGTGCTGTTAAACTATGCGGAAGCAACCTTTGAGCTGAATGATGGGAAGATATCCGATGCCGATCTGGATGCTACGATCAATTTATTGAGAAAAAGGGCAACCAACAACGATAATACGAAATTACCTCTTTTAACAAACGCGTTCGTTACCGCTAATGGGTTGGATATGCGTACAGAGATCAGAAGAGAACGCACTATTGAGCTGGCCTTTGAAGGATTTAATTATTGGGATCAGCTACGCTGGAAAACAGCGGAAACAGAGATGCCTCAGGCGATTGTGGAAAGGAAATATTTTTCCGGCCTCAATTATGGCGGCTCAACTCCTCCAAAAAATATCGATGCCAATGGTTATATTATAATGGAAGCGGCAGCCCCGGTACGTAAATTTGATCCTAATAAAGATTACTTATGGCCGATACCATCAGCACAAATCGGGTTAAGTCATAATAACGTGACTCAAAACCCGGGTTGGCAGTAAGACGAGTGTTGTGTTAATTGTAAAGTCGGGGAACGTGAGAGGATAAATGGGCCCCTCTCACGTTTCACTTTTGACGTTTCACGATTAATCTAACGCTGTTTTGAAATGGAATAGGCCCTTATTAAGACCGTCATTTCGATCGATACGCAGTGGAGAGAGCAATCTCGTTAATGATAAAATTTCTCTTCATCCGCCTTTGGCGGACTCGCCGAAATGACGATTTTTGATGTAGCATTCATTTTTATAACCCTCAGATCGTTTCCATGAAAAAACTGTTTTGGCTGGCACTTTTTGCGATAAGCACTAATAGGGTGTTCGCAACACCCGTTCCCCGTAACCTGCTGCAACAACAGGCTTCTGTTCAGCAGATCAAAGAAAAATTATTGCCCCCCGGCCAATGGGTGCCTTACCCGGCTTACCACAACCGGAGCGGATGGAATAAGATGACTGACGGGATAGGGGGGCAGTTGATCGCCCAGGGCGAAAAACAACTGGATTATAAATGGCAGGTCATAACCGCTACGGACTACCTGGAGTATGAACGTAGCGGCAGCCGTGTGATCATGGAACAACCATACAACGAAAATGTAAACGCGCTGGCCCAGTTAATGATCGCAGAATTGGCCGAAGGAAAGGGGCGGTTCATGGACCAGATCGTAAACGGCGTGTGGTCGCTTTGCGATATGCAGTCCTGGGCTTTGTCTGCACACCTGCCCGTTCAAAAAACAAAAAGAAATTTACCCGATCCATCAGAGCAGATTATTGACCTGGTGTCGGGTGATGTGGGCTCGCTGCTTTCCTGGTCGGTTTATTTTTTTAAGGCAGACTGGGATAAGATCAATCCTGTAATTGCAAAGAGAGTGCAATTAAATATCCGGCAGCGTATCCTGGAGCCTTATATGCAGCGCAGTGATTATTGGTGGCAGGCATTTGAAGGCAAGCCGGGGCAATTGGTAAACAATTGGAACCCCTGGTGCAATGCCAATGTGCTGGCCTGTTTTTTATTGGAAGAAAAAAACCAGGACGCCCTTGCAGCAGCAGTGTACCGTACCATGCGCAGCGTGGATCAGTTTTTAAATTATGTAAAAGAAGACGGCGCTTGTGAAGAAGGCCCTTCCTATTGGGGGCATGCAGCGGGTAAGCTATATGATTATTTGCAGTTGCTATACGATGCCACTGGCGGTCGTATCAGCATTTTTAATAAGCCCATGGTCAAAAACATGGGTGAATATATTGCGCGCAGCTATGTAGGCAACGGGTGGGTAGTGAATTTTGCGGATGCGGCTGCTAAGGGAACAGCGGATCCGGGCCTGGTGTATCGCTTCGGAAAGGCCGTGAACAGCCTGGAAATGGAATCTTTTGCAGGGGCATTGCTTGCCGGGCATAAAGAAATCGTGTCCGGGGACCGCGATATGTTCCGGACACTCGAAGGATTAAAAGGATATAAAGAACTGCAAAGCGCACCTGCAGCATTGCCAAAGGCTTCCTTTACCTGGTATCCGCAAACTGAGTTTTGCTATATGCGCAATGACAACGGGATGTTCTTCGCCGGCAAGGCGGGTAACAATAATGAAAGCCATAATCATAATGACGTAGGCTCGTTTAACCTGTACGTTAATGAAACGCCTTTTATTATTGATGTTGGTGTAGGAACCTATACCCGGCAAACGTTCAGCAGCGAGCGCTATAGCATCTGGACCATGCAAAGCAATTATCATAACCTGCCGCTGATAAATGGGCAGCCGCAATTATTCGGCGCACAATACAAAGTCTCGGCTGTGTCTTTTGATCCCAATAAAAAACAATTTACCCTGGATATGGCCGGCGCTTATGGCCCGCTGGCTGCCGTTAAAGAATGGAAACGCACTTATACACTTTCTAAAAATGCCTTGCATCTGGAAGATGTTTTTAAATTGAATACTATAAAAGACACCACAGCACTGCATTTTATGACGTGGAGGCGTCCTGCCGTTACTAAACCTGGTAGCATCCTCATCAAAGAAGGCGCATCCGGTTTGCAGATACAATATGATCCCGCCCGGTTGGACCCCGCTATAGAGGCCATCCCCGTAAAAGATCCGCGCCTTACAAAAGTTTGGGGCGACACCGTGTACCGGCTGGTACTGCGGGTGAAAAAGCAATCACTAAGCGGCAGCTATGCAATAGATTTTATCAAACAATAAACCAATAAAACAAAGGTGTGAAAAAGAAGCTCATTATTTTTATAGCGTTGGTCGTTTCGCTGATCGGCGATGCCGCTTATACTACTGACGGCAACAAACTGGTGGACGAGGATTTTAAATACGCAATGGTTCAGGTAAAAAGAATGCTGCAGGTAACGGACTACAACAGCGGTAAATTTCCCCGGACAACCAACAAAGAAGGCAAACTCGTAACTACCGACATGTACGACTGGACCCCGGGCTTTTTTCCCGGAAGCCTTTGGTATTTGTATGAATATTCAAAAGATGCAACAATAAAAAAGCAGGCGCTGGGGTGGACGGAAAAGCTGGAACCGCTGAAGACCTTTACCCAACATCATGACCTTGGGTTTATGATGTATTGCAGTTATGGGAATGCCTATCGCTTAACCGGCAACCCGGCCTATAAAAATATCCTGGTACAGTCGGCCCGGTCATTAAGCACCCGGTTTAGCCCTGTTACCGGCGCCATTAAATCCTGGAACCGGTTTAACTCCTGGCATGGAAATAAAACCTACTATTACCCCGTGATCATCGATAATATGATGAACCTGGAATTATTGTATTTCGCTTCAAAAGCCACTGGCGACAGCAGTTTCAGACATATTGCCACCACCCATGCCCTTACCACAATGAACAACCAGGTGCGTAAGGACTACAGTCATTATCATGTGGTTTGCTATGATTCAGTTACCGGTAAAGTAGTAGGGCGGGAAACCGCACAAGGCTATGCCGATAACTCTACCTGGTCGCGCGGACAGGCCTGGGGTATTTATGGATTTACGATGGTGTACCGGGAAACACATGATCCCCGGTTCCTGAAAACTGCAATAGGGATGGCTGATTTTTTCCTCAATAATAAAAGACTTCCGAAAGATAAAGTGCCTTACTGGGATTTTAATGCAGGGCAAAAAGGGTATACGCCGGGTATAAATTCTTACGCCAATAAAGTGACCACGCTTTACCGGGATGCTTCCGCCGCCGCTATTACAGCATCAGCATTACTGGAATTGGCGATGTATGCCCCGGCGAAGAAAAAACAATACATCAGTGCAGCGGCCACTATGCTGCAATCCTTAAGCAGTGCCGCTTACAGGGCGCCGGTGGGGACCAATGGTGATTTTCTTTTAATGCATTGTGTAGGCAGCATACCCCACCGGTCAGAGATCGATGAACCCCTGGTATATGCCGACTATTATTTCCTGGAAGCATTAACCCGTTATAATAAACTGATGAAAACCGGCAGGGTGTTTTAATAAAAAAGCGCCGGGAAGGAGGTAAATAGAGGTTGAGACAAAACCTTCCCGCCGCTGCGCCTTCCCGGCTATTGATTTTTTCAGTGCTGCTATGTTTCAGTGGCAAAAGGAAAATAAAAATTAATTTAGCACAACCGCTACAATAGAGCCATGATGAAAAAATATATTTTCTTAGGATGCGCCTTACTGGCCTTGAATCTTCCGGGGGCCTTTGCGCAGAAAAATAAAAAAGGAACTATCGCAAAGCCTGCACAGGCCGCGGGTTTGCTGGACCGTGCGCTTTGGGTAAAAGCCTTATACAAAATAGCGTATCCCGTGGTGCACAATCTGGCGCAGGGCACGCTCAAAAAGAACATGCCGTTGGAACAGGGGGCAAACTATAACCTGGTGGTAACAGACGTTACCTATTTGGAAGCCGTTGGAAGAACGGCCGCCGGTATTGCTCCCTGGCTGGAATTGCCCGATGATAATACCGAAGAAGGTTTACTGCGCGCCAAAATGCGCAAAGAATTCCAGCAGGGATTAAAAAATGCAGCCGACCCCGCAAATCCCGATTACCTTAATTTTCAAAAGCAGGCACAACCTATTGTAGACGCTGCCTACCTGGCCCACGCGTTTTTAAGAGCGCCGAAAGCATTATGGGAGCCTTTGGATTCCATTACAAAGCAACGCTATATTCAAGACTTTAAATCATTGCGCAACCGCAACGGCGCCTATAATAACTGGCTGGTTTTTGCCGGGTTAACGGAAGGGTTTTTAAGATATATCGGGGAGGATTATGATCCGGCCCGGGTAGATTTTGCGCTGAATAAAATGAAGGAATGGTATGCCGGTGATAGCTGGTATAAAGATGGCGACCTGTTTAGTATGGACTATTATAATTCCTATGTTATTCATCCCATGTTGACGGATCTGGTGCGGATACTGCTGGAAAAACGTCCGGGAAAAATGCACGTAACCGAAGCCGATTATGACCTGGTACTGCGCCGCATGGTGCGCCATTCGGAGTTCCTGGAACGGATCATTGCACCCGACGGAACCTACCCGGCTTTTGGACGTTCCGTCACCTATCGCACGGCTGCTTTCCAGGTGCTGGGGCAGGTAGCATTGATGCAAAAACTGCCCTCCTATATTTTGCCGGCACAGGTACGCTGTGGTTTAACAGCGGTGATAGAGAATATGTTTGAGGGCAACCAGAATTTTGATGCCAATGGATGGTTGGTGCTCGGCTTCAATGGCCATCAGCCCATGATCGCGGATGTTTATACCTCTACCGGAAGTTTGTATATGGCCACGCTTGGCTTTTTACCCTTGGGCCTGCCGGCAGATAATCCTTTCTGGACCGGCGCTCCGGCGGATTGGACCAGCAAGAAGGCCTGGAGCGGCCAGCCGGTGAAGAAAGATTATAAAGTGGAGTATTGATGTTTTTTTAATCGGGACGGAATTCACCTTCCGGCGGAAAAAGATTTTTTGCTTACTTTTTTATTCCCGATTGATCCTATCGTGTGGACACAAATCTTGAAAATGATTAAAATATTTTGATATATCCTCAGGATTTAGGTCGTGACGAATCAACCGCGCCGTATCCATCCTAAGAATGCCCGAAGGGCATAATGTGCATAGCCCATGGCGCAGCCAGGGGGTAACAGATGCGTTGAGGGTACGGCCCTGAAAGGGTCGAATGTGTTTGTTGAACGCAGCATTCAATTCCCTATTCACAACAACATTTTCCGCCTTTCCGTCTTCCCGGCTATTCATTAGCTAATATAACCGTATCTTCGCTGCATATTAAACAGGAAATGGTGTCTTCCTGAACCAAACCGTTCCCACTGGCGGGATCTGATGGCGCCTGCAAATAGTAATATTTTATTACACCTTTAATCTATTTGTAGGATGTATCGTTTAAAAACAGATCAGGGAAAAATTTTTAAGCAATTAGTTTACTGGACCGCTCGCATTATACCGGTGTCCGTGGTTACGGGTTCCCTGGTAGCGCTTTTTTTATGGTTGCTGGAGTGGGCTACGGAAACCCGCTGGGCGCATTTGTGGATCATTTTCCTGCTGCCCGTAGCAGGAGTAGGCATTTATCTGCTCTATCGTTTTTTTGGCAAAGATGCTGAAGCCGGTAATAACCTTATAATGGACGAGATTCATGAACCGGGCGGGGGCGTGCCTATACAGATGACACCGCTGGTGCTTGTCAGCACTGTTGTAACCCATTTATTCGGTGGCTCGGCGGGAAGGGAGGGGACCGCAGTGCAAATGGGGGGAAGTATTGCCGCACTTTTTTCAAAATGGTACCAGTTGGCAAAAGAAGAACGTAGTGTATTGTTACTATGTGGTATGGCCGCCGGTTTTGGAGCAGTGTTTGGAACACCCGTTACCGGAGCCATTTTTGCCATGGAAGTACTGTTTATCGGGCGCATCAAATACAATGCGCTCATCCCTTGTCTGATCTCCAGTTTATTGGCTCATGTGGTTTGCAGCGCATACGGCATACACCATACACTCTATTCGATAACTACACGAATACCTGCCGCAATTGTAAAAAAAGGAGGCTGGGAACTGTCGTTCGATTTTGTGCTGTTGACCAAAGTGATCGTCGCCGGCATCTTTTTTGGATTGGCGGGAATGGCCTTTGCCTGGCTGGCGCATACGCTGAAAAAATTATGGAAGCTATTGATAAAATGGGATTGGCTGATACCCGTGGCAGGTGCGGTTGTTATACTCAGCGTAAGTTATTTGCTGGGAACCTTTGACTACCTGGGATTGAGCGTTACTAACCCGGATCAGCAGAATAGTATTGTTAGTGCTTTTAGCTACGGTGGTGTAACGCACTGGAGCTGGTTATGGAAGTTAGTATTAACGGCGGTTACCCTGAGCGCAGGCTTCAAAGGGGGAGAAGTAACCCCCTTGTTCTTTATCGGCGCGGCGTTGGGGAATACGATTGCTGCACTTACCGGGGCGCCAGCAGATCTTTTTGCGGGGTTGGGCTTTATTGCTGTTTTTGCTGCTGCCACGAATACACCGGTTGCCTGTATGATCATGGGAGTAGAGCTTTTTGGTGGCGAAAATATTTTATACTTCGCTATTGCGTGTTTTACTGCTTATTATTTTAGCGGCCACTCGGGCGTCTATAAAGCGCAGCGAATTGATGTGCCGAAAACAACCATTAAGCCTTAAATCATTAAGAAGTTGAGGCCATTAAGGCTTAATAATGAACCGGTATCAAAATTATCCTAATGGACTTATGGATTCTCCTTCATTGTGATCAAAGCAGGCGGGGTGCTCGTTAGCTAAGAGCAATAGCAAGTCTGGGGTTGCTTTCGAAATGGATCGTGCCGATGGCACTCAATTCCCTATATTTGGCTCATTACTTCGGAATAAATTCCGAAGTTACCTAAGGAACACAAGCCTCTGGCTTTCTGTCACATTGAGCATATGATTAAACTTGTTGAAACCTCCAGTCAGTAAACATTTGAAGAGGCGTAGCTTCGGTTTAATGGTTAACAAGGAACTTTAGTTTCTTGTTAAGAGCGCGCAACTAAAAGTAGAGAGCCATCGGCTCGGCCTATAAGCTGATCCTGCAGCGATACCCCATCCGTCAATCAGCATCACAAGTATTTTAATAAAATTGATACCGGTTTATTATAACTAATCTGAACTCCTTAATGGTTCAAAAAAAAAGAGTGCACCTCGCAGCGCACCCTTTTCAAAAAAATCAGGAACGATTAACTCAATTTCTTCTGAAGGTTTTCATCAATCGCTTCCAAAAACTCTTCCGTATATAAATAATCTTTTCCGTGTTCTACTTTATTGCCATGGATACAAACGGCAAGATCCTTGGTCATTTTACCTTCTTCAACGGTTTCGATACAAACTTGTTCCAGTTTGTCGGCAAAATCAATTAAAGGCTGGTTGCCGTCCAGTTTACCGCGGAAGGCCAAACCTCTCGTCCAGGCAAAAATGCTGGCAATGGGGTTGGTGCTGGTGGGTTTGCCCTGCTGGTGCGCCCGGTAGTGACGGGTAACGGTACCATGCGCCGCTTCTGCTTCCAGTGTTTTACCATCGGGCGTTATCAGCACAGAGGTCATTAAACCCAGTGATCCGAAGCCCTGTGCAACGGTATCGCTCTGCACATCGCCATCATAGTTTTTGCAGGCCCAGACAAAGTTACCATGCCATTTTAAGGCACTGGCTACCATGTCATCGATCAGGCGATGCTCATAAGTGATGCCCGCATTTTCAAATGCCGCTTTGAACTCATTATCATAGATTTCCTGGAAGATGTCTTTAAAACGGCCATCATATTTTTTAAGGATGGTGTTTTTTGTAGAAAGATACAGGGGCCATTTTTTGCTTAGTGCCATATTAAAACAGCTTCTGGCAAAGCCCTTAATGCTCTCGTCGGTATTGTACATGGCCATGGCTACACCATCGCCTTTAAAATCGTATACGTCAAAAGTCTGGGGAGCGCTGCCGTCTTCAGGAGTAAAGGTCAGCGTCAGTTTACCTTTCCCTTTTATTACGGTGTCGGTAGCGCGGTACTGATCGCCAAAGGCATGACGGCCAACAATAATAGGAGCCGTCCAGTTGGTTACCAGGCGGGGAATATTGCTGATCACGATCGGCTCGCGAAACACGGTGCCATCAAGAATGTTCCGGATGGTTCCATTAGGGCTTTTCCACATTTGTTTCAGGCTAAATTCCTTTACTCGCGCTTCATCAGGGGTAATCGTGGCACATTTGATCCCCACGCCGTGCTCCTTGATCGCATTGGCTGCATCAATCGTAACCTGGTCATTCGTAGCATCCCGGTGCTCCACACCCAAATCAAAATACTTAATATCGACATCAATATAGGGAAGGATCAGCTTGTCCTTAATGAATTTCCATATAATTCGCGTCATTTCATCACCATCGAGTTCTACTACAGGGTTGGCAACTTTAATTTTTTGAGCCATAATTTTTACTTTAATAATTTAAATTGTGATCGGCGCAAATCTACTGATTTACTGGAATATTTATAAATACATTCGGTTTTCAAATTGATTTCGATCAATTTTCTTTTACTTTTGTGGCATGAATACCAGCTTGATTGACATCGAAGACCTGATACTGTTTTTAAGGCAGTTTGTTGCTATTTCGAATGAGGAGGTGAAGAACATTATTTTGCCGGCCTGCGAGATACGGGAATTTAATAAGCGAGATATCGTTACCAATGCAGGGGAGGTGGAGAACTATATGAACTTTATAAAAAAGGGAACGCTTCGCAAATATTATGTACAGGAAAAAGAAGAGATCATTGCACAGCTTTCTATTGAAGGGCACCTGATTTCCTGCCAAGAATCCTTTTACACAAGAACTCCATCCGAATACTTTATAGATGCAGTGGAGTCCGCAACGCTGATCAGCCTGCACTATGATGCGTTGGAGCAGATCTTTGCTTCCAGCCATAACCTGGAGCGCATGGGCCGGTTGGTGACCCAATACACGATGGTATTAAAAGATAAATGGCAATTTAGTTTGATCCGGTACACGCCCCGCGAGCGCTTTCTGAATTTTGTAGAAAAGCACCCGGAAATCCTGCAGCGGGTTCCCCAAAAATACCTAGCTTCTTACCTTAACATAAAGCCCGAAACCTTTAGCCGGTTCAAGCATCTTACCCGGAAAAAAAGTTGACACGATGTTAATATCAGGCAAAAGATGGAATAATCTTTTCATTCCTGTTAAAAATTAGGAGTGTATATTTTTTATTCATATAATAGGCAGTAACTAATTAGTAAGTAATTAAATGTAAATGGTATATTTGTATTTACCAAGCAGTATAAGGCTTCAAATAGGAACCGGAAAGGAGCTAAATTAACAATTGTTAGTAACTTTTGCTTGGAAGTTTACCCATTTTTTAGTACCTTCGCGCTTTCTTTGCGTTTCTGATTTCTGTAATCAGTTCGTGTAATTCAGTAAAACAGACCACGAGGTTTGTTCAAAAAAAGTTCACGGGTTCAGCAATGAAGCCGCGTTCAAACTTCCACTGAAACAATTTCCCTGGAAGCTATTGTTTAACTTAAACCTGTTACATGAAGAGAGTAATAATCCTGGTGGCCGCAGTTGTCATTTCTTTGACAAGTTTTTCACAAACCAATACTGCAGGGGCCAGCGCTAAAGCAAGTTTTTACAGTAAAAGCTTTAACGGGCGTAAAACGGCTACAGGCGATACTTATTTTGATCATCTCATGACCGCAGCTTCTAATATTTATAAATTAGGAACAAGGCTGCTGGTAGTGAACAAGCACACCGGTAAACAAGTAGAGGTGGTGGTAAATGACCGGATGGCGCCTCATATGAAGGGACGTGTGGATTTGAGCCGGTCGGCTTTCCAGAAAATAGCTTCGCTTGATAAGGGGGTTGTTCCGGTGAAAGTATACGTGCTGAGTGGAAAGACTCCTGATCCGGATGATGACGACAACAGCCTGTAAAAATTTAATTCTCCAAAAGCGGGTCTCTTTACGAGGCCCGTTTTTTTTGCCCGCCCCCATCCATGAGATCCTATAGTGAAATGGATAACTTTATATTAATTAGTATAATAGATTCAAAATGAATGACTAATAACGGTTGCTTACAATTAACCCAAAAGTTGCAAAAGAGGAAAAGGGTTTCTCTTCGCTGTGGAGGCACCGCCTCAGCGTGTTCGCGGCAAAACGCTTTTACAAGCGCAATATTTTAAACCCTAACGCCAGCCCAGGCCAGGTGCCACATGCTTTAAAATAGCAGACAGGACATGCACATTGTAATCAACGCCCAACGTATTGGGTACCGTTAAAAGAAGCGTATCTGCTTCCCGGATCGCTTCGTCTTCCGCCAGTTCTTTTATGAGCTGATCCGGTTCCGCGGCATAACTTCTTCCGAAAATGGCGCGTTTATCTGCCTCGATCATTCCGATCTTATCAACGCGGTCGGCTTCCTGCCCAAAGAAACGGCGGTCCTGATCGGTTACCAACGCGAAAATCGACCGACTTACCGACACTCTCGGTTCGCGCGTATGCCCCGCCTTTTTCCAGGCTTCCTTATATAACCGGATCTGCTCTGCCTGCTGTATATGAAACGGTTTACCACTTTCATCATACTTCAAAGTAGAGCTTTGCAGGTGCATCGCGTTTTCGGCGGCCCAAACGGCAGTAGCGTTGG
Proteins encoded in this region:
- a CDS encoding RagB/SusD family nutrient uptake outer membrane protein; its protein translation is MKYLKTNIQVTAISLLTAGTLLISSCTKQLDQLSQTTLVDQQFWNNSNDLLTGTNYLYSSLPGFETPLEDRYGGLAMDVFNGTLDKISDGTRTVPANDDNNWTNPYKLIRAANNILEKAQTITNDNPALTTYCLAQARFFRALAYYKLVRAYGDVPYLGRTASETDSLIFSARVPREQIMDSIYADLDFAAANSPQADKISGTTAVTGIPGSEYGRITRGGALAFESRVALMAGTWNKFHGGSNAAKHLQKALTAAQTVMTEGKYALYTGDGANSYISQYGYGAETYSQNKEVVMARLYGQSASNNVSSQSFARNPTTDGTCAATRKYVMMALYSDGLPAGKSPLDSNGKETGLLTDYQHRDPRLVLTSFKVGDPYVSINNAVNLTYGNTYYYQQKKYWVKEDFTQGYGFHDYYIIRYAEVLLNYAEATFELNDGKISDADLDATINLLRKRATNNDNTKLPLLTNAFVTANGLDMRTEIRRERTIELAFEGFNYWDQLRWKTAETEMPQAIVERKYFSGLNYGGSTPPKNIDANGYIIMEAAAPVRKFDPNKDYLWPIPSAQIGLSHNNVTQNPGWQ
- a CDS encoding heparinase II/III domain-containing protein; the encoded protein is MKKLFWLALFAISTNRVFATPVPRNLLQQQASVQQIKEKLLPPGQWVPYPAYHNRSGWNKMTDGIGGQLIAQGEKQLDYKWQVITATDYLEYERSGSRVIMEQPYNENVNALAQLMIAELAEGKGRFMDQIVNGVWSLCDMQSWALSAHLPVQKTKRNLPDPSEQIIDLVSGDVGSLLSWSVYFFKADWDKINPVIAKRVQLNIRQRILEPYMQRSDYWWQAFEGKPGQLVNNWNPWCNANVLACFLLEEKNQDALAAAVYRTMRSVDQFLNYVKEDGACEEGPSYWGHAAGKLYDYLQLLYDATGGRISIFNKPMVKNMGEYIARSYVGNGWVVNFADAAAKGTADPGLVYRFGKAVNSLEMESFAGALLAGHKEIVSGDRDMFRTLEGLKGYKELQSAPAALPKASFTWYPQTEFCYMRNDNGMFFAGKAGNNNESHNHNDVGSFNLYVNETPFIIDVGVGTYTRQTFSSERYSIWTMQSNYHNLPLINGQPQLFGAQYKVSAVSFDPNKKQFTLDMAGAYGPLAAVKEWKRTYTLSKNALHLEDVFKLNTIKDTTALHFMTWRRPAVTKPGSILIKEGASGLQIQYDPARLDPAIEAIPVKDPRLTKVWGDTVYRLVLRVKKQSLSGSYAIDFIKQ
- a CDS encoding glycoside hydrolase family 88 protein, whose translation is MKKKLIIFIALVVSLIGDAAYTTDGNKLVDEDFKYAMVQVKRMLQVTDYNSGKFPRTTNKEGKLVTTDMYDWTPGFFPGSLWYLYEYSKDATIKKQALGWTEKLEPLKTFTQHHDLGFMMYCSYGNAYRLTGNPAYKNILVQSARSLSTRFSPVTGAIKSWNRFNSWHGNKTYYYPVIIDNMMNLELLYFASKATGDSSFRHIATTHALTTMNNQVRKDYSHYHVVCYDSVTGKVVGRETAQGYADNSTWSRGQAWGIYGFTMVYRETHDPRFLKTAIGMADFFLNNKRLPKDKVPYWDFNAGQKGYTPGINSYANKVTTLYRDASAAAITASALLELAMYAPAKKKQYISAAATMLQSLSSAAYRAPVGTNGDFLLMHCVGSIPHRSEIDEPLVYADYYFLEALTRYNKLMKTGRVF
- a CDS encoding DUF2264 domain-containing protein, translated to MMKKYIFLGCALLALNLPGAFAQKNKKGTIAKPAQAAGLLDRALWVKALYKIAYPVVHNLAQGTLKKNMPLEQGANYNLVVTDVTYLEAVGRTAAGIAPWLELPDDNTEEGLLRAKMRKEFQQGLKNAADPANPDYLNFQKQAQPIVDAAYLAHAFLRAPKALWEPLDSITKQRYIQDFKSLRNRNGAYNNWLVFAGLTEGFLRYIGEDYDPARVDFALNKMKEWYAGDSWYKDGDLFSMDYYNSYVIHPMLTDLVRILLEKRPGKMHVTEADYDLVLRRMVRHSEFLERIIAPDGTYPAFGRSVTYRTAAFQVLGQVALMQKLPSYILPAQVRCGLTAVIENMFEGNQNFDANGWLVLGFNGHQPMIADVYTSTGSLYMATLGFLPLGLPADNPFWTGAPADWTSKKAWSGQPVKKDYKVEY